One genomic region from Evansella sp. LMS18 encodes:
- a CDS encoding response regulator transcription factor has protein sequence MDRGKQIKIVLVDDHQLFREGVKRILNMESSMEVVAEGSDGDMVVDLVRAHTPDVVLMDINMPNINGVEATKNLVEKFPNIKVLILSIHDDESYVTHVLKTGASGYLLKEMDTDALIEAVKVVGEGGAYIHPKVTHNLINEYRRLASDDKPETEIGFREVEYRRPLHLLTRRECEVLQLMTDGKSNRAIGEALYISEKTVKNHVSNILQKMNMNDRTQAVVEAIKNGWVKVN, from the coding sequence ATGGATAGAGGGAAGCAGATCAAAATAGTTTTAGTCGATGACCACCAGCTGTTTCGTGAAGGAGTCAAGCGTATACTGAATATGGAGTCCTCCATGGAGGTAGTCGCGGAAGGCAGTGACGGGGATATGGTAGTTGACCTCGTAAGGGCGCACACCCCGGATGTAGTGCTGATGGACATTAATATGCCGAATATCAACGGGGTGGAAGCTACTAAAAACCTGGTAGAAAAATTCCCGAATATTAAAGTGCTCATTCTCTCCATTCATGACGATGAATCATACGTGACCCATGTGCTGAAAACAGGAGCTTCCGGCTACTTGTTAAAAGAAATGGATACGGATGCCTTGATTGAAGCAGTGAAAGTAGTAGGAGAAGGCGGAGCTTATATACATCCGAAGGTTACCCATAACCTGATTAATGAGTACCGCAGACTGGCAAGCGACGACAAGCCGGAAACAGAAATCGGCTTCCGTGAGGTGGAATACCGCCGTCCGCTCCATTTGCTGACTCGCCGGGAATGTGAAGTGCTTCAGCTGATGACAGACGGAAAGAGCAACCGTGCCATCGGGGAAGCCTTATATATCAGTGAAAAAACGGTTAAAAACCATGTGAGTAATATTCTTCAGAAAATGAATATGAATGACCGTACCCAGGCAGTCGTTGAAGCGATCAAAAACGGCTGGGTGAAAGTGAATTAA
- a CDS encoding sensor histidine kinase, with the protein MATPITIEGILRRMLEAVGDSREKIFEIGEDSRSEYDQLKNELKQIQEKVIEVIRKTEQTELHSRFARNRLAEVSKHFADYSDEDVRVAYEQANDYQVKLAILRQEEKQLRERRDNVERRLMRLKDTMERAETLVGQITVVVNFLTGDLQQVSEMVADAVEMQKLGLKIIEAQEEERKRLSREIHDGPAQMMANVMLRSELVERVYEQQGVEEALKEIRDLKKMVKDSLAEVRRIIYDLRPMALDDLGLIPALEKYIKHIKDHYDFDIQFSYLGKPRRLQADQEVALFRLIQESMQNVHKHAKATEVHIKIELKPTLATVVVKDNGKGFDTSVKKEGSFGLLGMRERINMLEGKLSIDSKHEKGTLVMVQIPVKPAS; encoded by the coding sequence ATGGCTACACCAATAACAATCGAAGGAATACTCAGAAGGATGCTGGAAGCAGTAGGAGACAGCCGGGAGAAAATATTTGAAATCGGCGAAGACTCCCGGAGTGAGTATGATCAGTTAAAAAATGAGTTAAAGCAAATTCAGGAGAAGGTTATTGAAGTAATCAGGAAGACGGAGCAGACAGAACTCCACTCAAGATTCGCCAGGAACAGGCTTGCGGAAGTCAGTAAGCATTTCGCCGACTATAGTGACGAAGATGTCCGTGTCGCCTATGAGCAGGCAAATGATTACCAGGTAAAGCTTGCGATTTTGAGGCAGGAGGAAAAGCAGCTCAGGGAACGCCGGGATAACGTAGAACGGAGGCTCATGAGGCTTAAGGATACGATGGAAAGGGCAGAAACACTTGTCGGCCAGATCACTGTGGTCGTGAACTTCCTGACGGGAGATTTACAGCAGGTGTCGGAAATGGTTGCTGATGCAGTTGAAATGCAAAAGCTTGGCCTGAAAATTATCGAGGCTCAGGAAGAGGAACGTAAACGCCTTTCCCGGGAAATCCATGACGGCCCGGCCCAGATGATGGCGAATGTAATGCTTCGTTCTGAGCTGGTTGAAAGGGTTTATGAGCAGCAGGGTGTGGAGGAAGCACTGAAGGAAATCAGGGACCTGAAGAAGATGGTGAAGGATTCTCTGGCAGAAGTCAGAAGAATCATCTACGATCTCCGTCCAATGGCTCTTGATGATCTTGGCCTCATACCTGCTCTGGAAAAATATATTAAGCATATTAAAGATCATTATGATTTTGACATTCAATTTTCATACCTTGGGAAACCGAGGAGGCTGCAGGCGGACCAGGAAGTTGCCTTATTCAGGCTGATTCAGGAGTCTATGCAGAATGTGCATAAACATGCGAAAGCAACGGAGGTCCACATCAAGATCGAGCTGAAGCCCACACTTGCCACGGTAGTGGTTAAAGATAACGGGAAAGGCTTTGACACTTCCGTGAAAAAAGAAGGTTCGTTTGGCCTCCTGGGTATGAGGGAACGGATAAATATGCTTGAAGGGAAACTAAGTATCGATTCAAAACATGAAAAAGGGACATTAGTCATGGTCCAGATTCCAGTCAAGCCAGCTTCATAA
- a CDS encoding YigZ family protein, translated as MLTSYFTVKDYGENEISIQRSRFITYVNRVTTEEEAQAFIEKIKKQHWNANHNCSAYMIGETNHIQKANDDGEPSGTAGVPILEVLKQRDLKDTVVVVTRYFGGIKLGAGGLIRAYSSAASEGINAAGVVERRLAQVYKSTMDYHFLGKVENELRASPYLIKQIDYLDQVQVETFVNSGQEGAFEEFMTNLTNGQVKLEKTEFTYLEEEIK; from the coding sequence ATGCTAACCTCCTATTTTACTGTAAAAGACTACGGCGAAAACGAGATCTCCATTCAGCGTTCCCGTTTCATCACCTATGTGAACAGGGTTACGACAGAAGAAGAGGCTCAGGCCTTTATTGAAAAAATAAAAAAACAGCACTGGAATGCAAACCACAACTGCTCTGCTTATATGATCGGGGAAACCAATCACATCCAGAAAGCAAACGATGACGGAGAGCCATCAGGCACAGCTGGCGTCCCGATCCTTGAAGTACTTAAACAACGCGACCTGAAAGACACCGTTGTCGTGGTTACACGTTATTTTGGCGGTATAAAGCTGGGGGCCGGCGGACTTATCCGTGCATACAGCTCCGCTGCTTCGGAAGGCATTAATGCAGCCGGCGTTGTAGAAAGGCGCCTTGCTCAAGTATACAAAAGCACAATGGACTACCACTTCCTCGGTAAAGTGGAAAATGAACTGAGGGCCTCTCCTTATCTCATTAAACAAATTGATTACCTGGACCAGGTACAAGTAGAGACATTTGTTAATTCCGGGCAAGAAGGGGCATTTGAGGAGTTTATGACCAACCTGACGAACGGACAGGTAAAGCTGGAAAAAACAGAGTTTACCTATCTCGAAGAAGAAATCAAATAA